In Methanobacterium paludis, the following proteins share a genomic window:
- a CDS encoding nuclease domain-containing protein — MEIKLNLMYNRLFSNNTKYKSYSLPFRPDYTLFIESDGETYFVHFDAKYKSEGKILEFYEKIGSKKLPSDEIYEIEDEIVTKRDEEEQISRKYKYGDIYKMHTYKDAILYTEGAYVLYPGDEEKIFQEIYSEPIPSVGAFPLTPGEDGVEEDNLSLFIKAILKNILER; from the coding sequence ATGGAAATAAAATTAAATTTGATGTATAATCGTCTTTTTTCAAATAATACCAAATATAAATCTTATTCATTGCCATTTAGGCCAGATTATACCTTATTCATAGAATCTGATGGTGAAACTTATTTTGTTCATTTTGATGCTAAATACAAGTCTGAAGGAAAGATCTTGGAGTTTTATGAAAAAATTGGTTCAAAAAAGCTTCCATCTGATGAGATTTATGAAATTGAAGATGAAATTGTAACTAAAAGGGATGAGGAAGAGCAAATTTCTCGTAAATATAAATATGGAGATATTTACAAGATGCACACTTATAAGGATGCAATACTTTACACTGAGGGAGCCTACGTTTTATACCCTGGAGATGAGGAAAAAATATTCCAGGAGATTTATTCTGAGCCAATTCCATCTGTTGGTGCCTTTCCCTTAACTCCTGGTGAAGATGGTGTTGAAGAGGATAATTTAAGTTTATTTATAAAGGCTATTTTAAAAAATATTTTGGAGAGATAA
- a CDS encoding 4a-hydroxytetrahydrobiopterin dehydratase — protein MQDLNKNEIESKVSSLNGNWALLNTLKLEKVFEFEDFKEALEFVNKVGEIAEEVHHHPDVQISYGEVILNIFTHDKNAITDLDFKLAERIDSMGSNNDEEVLGNMNVLKNGSDFEKRKATVRLGRLRDKRSINLLIKALDDGDRFVQKASARSLGKIGDEKAIKPLIRILGFVDPEFRWAAKEALVEIGKSSEYDLISALKSKNYHQREMAIEALSEIESEKAEIPIKKALSDEESTVRWRAARAVSKWYDEKSVNTLKELAQKDPDRKVRDEAIKSLKIVESEVKNLFNDFEKHLEYISTDIKSKNIKGGKSFSSPEKTFFSAHFFNPYKIRFYIYQGNKGIEELDSMKGDSQWGAIYLQKEGDLEKVLEAVKKSYIITKKDFK, from the coding sequence TTGCAAGATCTAAATAAAAATGAAATTGAAAGTAAAGTTTCATCTTTAAATGGAAACTGGGCATTGTTAAATACTCTTAAATTAGAGAAGGTTTTTGAGTTTGAAGACTTTAAAGAGGCGTTAGAATTTGTTAACAAGGTAGGTGAAATTGCTGAAGAGGTTCATCACCATCCTGACGTGCAGATTTCATATGGTGAAGTTATCCTGAACATATTTACCCATGATAAAAATGCCATTACAGATTTAGACTTTAAATTGGCGGAAAGAATAGATTCCATGGGATCCAACAATGATGAAGAAGTTTTGGGTAATATGAATGTGCTTAAAAATGGATCCGATTTTGAAAAAAGGAAAGCTACTGTAAGGTTAGGTAGATTAAGAGATAAAAGATCCATAAATTTATTAATAAAAGCCTTAGATGATGGTGACAGATTCGTTCAAAAGGCTTCTGCCCGTTCTTTAGGTAAAATAGGGGATGAAAAAGCTATTAAACCATTGATTCGAATTTTAGGTTTTGTTGATCCAGAATTTCGTTGGGCTGCCAAAGAGGCTCTTGTGGAGATTGGAAAAAGTTCAGAGTATGATCTAATTTCTGCACTAAAATCAAAAAATTATCACCAGCGTGAAATGGCAATAGAAGCTTTAAGTGAAATTGAAAGTGAAAAAGCTGAGATTCCCATAAAAAAAGCCCTTTCAGATGAGGAAAGCACAGTTCGTTGGAGAGCTGCAAGAGCTGTCTCTAAATGGTACGATGAAAAATCTGTGAATACTCTTAAAGAGTTAGCTCAAAAAGATCCAGACCGCAAAGTTAGAGATGAAGCAATTAAATCCCTTAAAATTGTAGAATCTGAGGTAAAAAATCTATTTAATGACTTTGAAAAACATTTAGAGTACATAAGTACGGATATTAAGAGTAAAAATATAAAAGGTGGTAAATCATTTAGTTCTCCTGAAAAAACATTTTTCTCAGCTCACTTTTTCAATCCCTACAAAATTAGATTTTACATTTATCAAGGCAACAAGGGAATAGAAGAGTTAGATAGTATGAAAGGTGATTCTCAATGGGGTGCTATTTACCTCCAAAAGGAAGGGGATCTTGAAAAAGTACTTGAAGCTGTTAAAAAGTCTTATATAATTACTAAAAAAGACTTTAAATAA
- a CDS encoding restriction endonuclease-like protein, whose product MVEQRVLINLQDKKGNELGLLTISAVKDNLNYQRSLKKGIMTFENIPLVEKPDDKTPIQYYSNKEVNGLSKLMLLEETKYQILFETKLQFKEEPNVFQTIQRSETKIFEELRFKIGSDESYRCAGILNFHSYVGKSFFDVEIDGVESVPCPFEVRSKKINYYEHYPAMIADLSEVASGIIYEMDSPLSQDLEFYRKPKETLYEDFMFLEYLFRLENLPTAYEYIKRNMYSLLESYVEVVPASFASNLGPSEMLDILSRPDNLFKTEDIPSDWPSSLNGYVPDTVTQRYYHETIDTPENRFLKYFLELLDKLIDDLIEKLLELRKGGYVLYELYKYQRIVQDYLSEKWVKNVGKLNYLPLNSQVIQKREGYRDIFKYYIQFEFSFRLQWEEVEDQIKGYERKLSELYEYWCYFKLVKVLNKLSNEKLVYNDIYNVSPDKWSIKVKRGQDSLQIFSMDFNGNKIKFDV is encoded by the coding sequence ATGGTGGAACAAAGAGTTCTTATAAATCTTCAGGATAAAAAAGGGAATGAATTAGGTCTTTTAACCATAAGTGCTGTTAAAGATAACCTAAACTATCAAAGATCCCTTAAAAAGGGAATTATGACCTTTGAGAATATTCCTTTAGTTGAAAAACCGGATGATAAAACACCAATACAGTACTACTCCAATAAAGAGGTTAATGGTCTTTCTAAGTTAATGCTTCTTGAAGAAACTAAGTATCAGATCTTATTTGAAACCAAACTTCAGTTTAAAGAGGAACCTAATGTTTTTCAAACCATTCAAAGGAGTGAAACTAAAATATTTGAGGAATTAAGGTTCAAAATTGGATCCGATGAAAGTTACAGGTGTGCAGGAATTCTCAATTTTCACAGCTACGTTGGAAAGTCATTTTTTGATGTTGAAATAGATGGTGTTGAATCAGTTCCTTGTCCCTTTGAGGTTAGATCCAAGAAGATAAATTATTATGAACACTATCCTGCCATGATTGCAGATCTATCTGAAGTTGCCTCTGGAATAATCTATGAGATGGATTCACCTTTATCTCAAGACCTTGAATTTTACAGAAAGCCTAAAGAAACATTATATGAAGATTTCATGTTTTTGGAGTATTTATTCAGGCTAGAAAATCTTCCTACAGCCTATGAGTACATAAAAAGAAACATGTACAGTCTCTTGGAAAGTTACGTGGAAGTTGTTCCTGCAAGTTTTGCATCAAATTTAGGGCCTTCAGAAATGTTAGATATATTATCACGCCCTGATAATCTTTTTAAAACTGAAGATATACCAAGTGATTGGCCCAGTAGTTTAAATGGATACGTTCCAGATACTGTAACCCAAAGATATTATCACGAAACCATAGACACTCCAGAAAATCGTTTTCTCAAATATTTCTTAGAGTTACTGGATAAATTGATAGACGATCTCATCGAAAAACTTTTAGAACTTAGAAAAGGTGGTTACGTTCTTTATGAGCTTTATAAGTATCAAAGAATAGTTCAAGACTACTTATCAGAAAAATGGGTGAAAAATGTTGGTAAACTCAATTATTTACCCCTAAATTCACAAGTTATACAAAAAAGAGAAGGTTACAGGGACATATTCAAGTACTACATTCAATTTGAATTTTCCTTTAGACTCCAGTGGGAAGAGGTAGAGGATCAAATCAAGGGATATGAACGTAAACTAAGTGAATTGTATGAATATTGGTGTTACTTCAAGCTTGTAAAAGTTTTAAACAAATTAAGCAATGAAAAATTAGTTTACAATGATATATACAATGTCAGTCCAGACAAATGGTCTATAAAAGTTAAAAGAGGGCAAGATTCCCTTCAAATATTTAGCATGGACTTTAATGGAAATAAAATTAAATTTGATGTATAA
- a CDS encoding DUF6884 domain-containing protein, producing the protein MWDKEPQNGPTKAKYVYIGPFTTKCREYAEKFYPKSWCILSAKYGFLFPDDIVPGTYNVSFNNKKSCPITLDELKSSKSTKELDKYDNIVVLGGKNYTKMVSDIFTDKKVYNPLSKCKGIGFMMHELNESLKNDIQLK; encoded by the coding sequence ATATGGGATAAAGAACCTCAAAATGGGCCAACAAAAGCTAAATATGTGTATATAGGTCCATTTACAACTAAATGTCGTGAATATGCTGAGAAGTTTTATCCCAAATCTTGGTGTATACTCTCAGCAAAGTATGGATTTTTATTTCCAGATGATATTGTACCTGGCACATACAATGTGAGTTTTAATAATAAAAAATCTTGTCCAATAACCTTAGATGAACTAAAATCTTCTAAATCAACCAAAGAACTGGATAAATATGATAATATAGTTGTTTTAGGTGGCAAAAATTACACTAAGATGGTTAGTGATATTTTCACAGATAAAAAGGTTTATAATCCACTTAGTAAATGTAAAGGAATTGGTTTTATGATGCATGAGCTTAATGAATCCCTTAAAAATGATATTCAACTTAAATGA
- a CDS encoding tetratricopeptide repeat protein, which produces MKKWILVTTNVLDWFSLEEEDELNKLIKNDRPDPGDIVLIYKSSPHKKIEYIYKLKKNSAYDKLTLRKEDRIKLKHPPSFQDLKDGNFFESEIKRFREGIVELNPASWNILNNIIKSKNPSQVEKINQLLENEDKSADTEVKKYYKKGLACFRYGNYPESLKYLDKVTNLDPTCPNAHYHKGEIFENISNLFSAIDCYNKVLDIDSNCINALHRKGICFRILNKIDESNNCFDVILDKNPLNVPVLLDKGFNLFTLKDYEGSINIFQKVLKLEPMNLDALRSKAKCQKAMGNYSKARETYEQILELDPKDSDSWYYHGSTLLRDKKLLEAALSYERCVKLDNKHYEAFYSLGNVLFNLKDYSKALEAFENAIELAPLSAEAGTCKSRVQEKIEPEKAAESLEKAIQIDPQNIKVLYTQAKHFKAQNNTKMALDVLNNIIEIKSNFSPAWLLKGKILMDDGEYANALESLEFSIEIDPENPLTWLGKAEMLKIMEKFVESLLYYGKVLQLDPENVHALLETANILGIKGDYDEALKFCENAVKINPEDHELWNVQGMIFKCLERNEEALECFDAALKLNFNFSDAWSNKGSVLLEAKEEDQAKKCFNAALKLNPLDTYARTKLENMERSK; this is translated from the coding sequence TTGAAAAAATGGATACTTGTAACAACTAATGTATTAGACTGGTTTAGTTTAGAAGAAGAGGATGAACTCAATAAACTAATTAAAAATGATAGACCGGACCCAGGAGATATTGTTTTAATATACAAATCCAGCCCCCATAAGAAAATTGAGTATATTTACAAGTTAAAAAAAAATAGTGCCTACGATAAGTTAACTCTAAGAAAGGAAGACCGGATTAAACTTAAACATCCTCCAAGTTTTCAGGACCTTAAAGATGGAAACTTCTTTGAAAGTGAGATCAAACGTTTTAGAGAAGGAATTGTGGAGTTAAATCCTGCTAGCTGGAACATTTTAAACAACATCATTAAATCTAAAAATCCCTCCCAGGTTGAAAAGATCAATCAACTGCTTGAAAATGAAGATAAAAGTGCAGATACTGAAGTTAAAAAATATTATAAAAAAGGTTTGGCCTGTTTTAGATATGGAAACTACCCAGAATCTCTTAAGTATCTGGACAAGGTTACAAATTTGGATCCCACATGTCCCAACGCACATTACCATAAAGGTGAAATATTCGAGAATATAAGTAACTTATTTTCTGCTATAGATTGTTATAATAAGGTTTTAGATATTGATTCAAACTGTATTAATGCTCTTCACCGTAAAGGAATATGTTTCCGAATATTGAATAAAATAGATGAATCTAACAATTGTTTTGATGTAATTTTAGATAAAAATCCATTGAATGTTCCTGTTCTTCTTGATAAAGGCTTTAATCTTTTTACCTTAAAAGATTATGAAGGTTCAATTAACATCTTTCAGAAGGTACTGAAACTTGAACCTATGAACCTTGATGCACTCCGATCAAAGGCCAAATGCCAGAAAGCAATGGGAAATTATTCCAAGGCAAGAGAAACCTATGAACAGATTTTAGAACTAGATCCCAAAGACTCAGATTCATGGTACTATCATGGATCTACACTTTTAAGGGATAAAAAATTACTAGAAGCAGCATTATCCTATGAAAGATGTGTAAAACTGGATAATAAACATTATGAAGCTTTTTACAGTCTTGGAAATGTCTTATTCAATTTAAAGGATTATTCCAAAGCATTAGAAGCCTTTGAGAATGCAATTGAATTAGCACCCCTTTCAGCAGAAGCCGGGACATGTAAATCCAGGGTTCAAGAAAAAATTGAACCTGAAAAAGCAGCTGAATCACTTGAAAAAGCCATTCAAATTGATCCACAGAATATTAAAGTTTTATATACTCAAGCTAAACATTTTAAGGCACAAAATAACACTAAAATGGCTTTAGATGTTTTAAATAATATTATTGAGATTAAATCCAATTTTTCTCCAGCATGGCTACTCAAAGGAAAGATCTTGATGGATGATGGAGAATATGCAAATGCCCTGGAAAGCCTGGAATTTTCAATAGAGATAGACCCTGAAAATCCATTAACCTGGCTTGGAAAGGCTGAAATGCTTAAAATTATGGAAAAATTTGTAGAATCCCTTCTCTATTATGGTAAGGTACTCCAACTGGACCCTGAAAATGTCCATGCCCTATTAGAAACAGCAAACATACTTGGAATTAAGGGAGATTATGATGAGGCCCTGAAGTTCTGTGAAAATGCTGTGAAGATCAATCCTGAAGATCATGAATTATGGAATGTTCAAGGAATGATATTTAAATGTTTGGAGAGAAATGAAGAGGCTTTAGAATGCTTTGATGCTGCTTTAAAATTGAATTTTAATTTTTCGGATGCTTGGTCAAATAAAGGTTCTGTTCTTTTAGAGGCAAAAGAAGAAGATCAAGCTAAAAAATGTTTTAATGCAGCTTTAAAATTAAATCCACTTGATACTTATGCCAGAACAAAATTGGAGAATATGGAGAGATCAAAATGA
- a CDS encoding ADP-ribosylglycohydrolase family protein: protein MSEESIENRAEPKNWKNPKHPQYPNLKNMDALLEYLPYFNNPENNFYGIIPNLNQLPFYNYSEEVITFYKALYHENMIQTFKRSEWDDETRRYFNDPELIGRADLVTLQKLFTTIVRANRSLEGLIAEMIDRQIFLKLLMRLKEIKESMVDRTRGSIIGLAVGDALGVPLEFKPPKTFQPVDDMIGGGTFGLKPGEWTDDTSMALCSAESLIEKEGFDPVDQLEKFLSWYREGHLSVNGTCFDIGNTTRESLNRFEKTHEPYPGADHERSAGNGSIMRLAPVPLFYFSDPVLAIETSAESSRTTHAHVLTVDACRYMAGLIIGCLIGESKEKILSKRYSPVDGYWKENKLAPEIDEVACGSFKDKNPPEIKGRGFVVKSLEAALWAFYNGENFEEGCLMAVNLGDDADTTGAIYGQIAGAYYGESGIHGESGIPDRWQDKLVKFDVIDSILNDLIRVQTSIELP, encoded by the coding sequence ATGTCAGAAGAATCCATTGAGAACAGAGCCGAACCTAAAAACTGGAAAAATCCTAAACATCCACAATATCCTAATCTCAAGAATATGGATGCTCTGCTGGAATATTTACCCTACTTCAACAACCCAGAGAACAATTTTTATGGGATAATCCCTAATCTTAACCAGTTACCATTTTACAATTATTCTGAAGAAGTTATAACTTTTTACAAGGCCCTTTACCATGAAAATATGATTCAAACGTTTAAAAGGTCTGAATGGGATGATGAAACACGCAGATATTTCAATGATCCTGAATTGATAGGCCGTGCAGATCTCGTAACACTTCAAAAACTGTTCACCACCATAGTAAGGGCAAATAGATCCTTGGAAGGTTTAATTGCAGAGATGATCGACCGTCAAATATTCTTGAAGCTCCTGATGCGTTTAAAGGAAATTAAAGAAAGCATGGTCGACAGAACCAGGGGAAGTATCATTGGACTGGCAGTGGGAGATGCTCTGGGAGTTCCACTGGAATTTAAACCACCAAAAACCTTCCAGCCCGTGGATGATATGATTGGCGGCGGTACATTCGGCCTGAAACCCGGTGAATGGACTGATGACACCTCAATGGCGTTGTGTTCAGCTGAAAGCTTGATTGAAAAGGAAGGGTTCGACCCGGTTGACCAGCTTGAAAAATTTTTGTCATGGTACAGGGAAGGTCATCTAAGTGTTAATGGAACATGCTTTGACATAGGCAACACCACAAGGGAATCCTTAAACAGGTTTGAAAAGACCCATGAACCATATCCCGGAGCGGACCATGAAAGATCCGCTGGAAACGGTTCAATAATGCGTTTGGCACCTGTTCCACTTTTTTATTTTTCAGATCCAGTTTTGGCCATTGAAACATCAGCAGAAAGCTCCAGAACAACTCACGCCCATGTTTTAACTGTTGACGCCTGCAGGTACATGGCAGGACTGATAATAGGCTGTTTGATTGGAGAATCCAAGGAGAAAATACTTTCAAAAAGGTACTCTCCTGTAGATGGGTACTGGAAAGAGAACAAGCTGGCCCCAGAGATTGATGAGGTTGCCTGCGGTTCATTTAAAGATAAAAATCCTCCAGAAATTAAAGGCAGGGGATTTGTAGTTAAATCGTTAGAAGCAGCTCTCTGGGCTTTTTATAACGGTGAAAACTTTGAAGAGGGATGTTTAATGGCTGTTAATTTAGGGGACGATGCAGATACCACAGGTGCAATATACGGGCAGATTGCTGGAGCGTATTATGGTGAAAGTGGGATTCATGGTGAAAGTGGGATTCCAGATAGGTGGCAGGATAAACTGGTCAAGTTTGATGTGATAGATTCCATATTAAACGATCTGATAAGGGTTCAAACATCAATTGAGCTTCCTTGA
- a CDS encoding DEAD/DEAH box helicase family protein codes for MNEKNDFYREYNLIKARKNPSKINLAQYQRDAQTNLRNWFEEEKTGNKGGILVLPTGGGKTLTAVRFLCQGPLSKGYKVLWLAHTHHLLEQAYYSFGPHEIDQNKGFEIGFIEEPRENLNVRVVSGTKNHFNIQQIESTDDVLISTLQSVSSGYKRKQPHLMKFLESAEDKLFVVFDEAHQSPAPSYRNLILELRKQFSQMYLLGLTATPTYSDEKKKGWLKELFPQDIIYQVTLKDLMAQEILAEPIFEDPNTEFKPDFEKREYEKWIDTYSDLPKDIINQLADNRGRNQFIARAYAENKIKYGKTIIFADRWNQCVQLCEFLRKEGVKAGTMFSHVHQTGTGRVIGGGDENSKVLERFKNDELDVLINIRMLTEGTDVPDVKSVFLTRQTTSKILLTQMIGRALRGPKFGGTDLAYIVSFVDNWNQKINWAEWDPLDEGGTGGTIINPQKRPPLQLISIDLVRHLSRIMFQNKGLEIGPFLKNMPLGWYQTKFYTLSKNEDDYIEVNRLVMVFENEKESYEKFMDHLESLDLSDFESEEINVESKSDVLNEWVETFLDPENSYDDGLENNIFNIVCHIAQGKEKPPFFEFEDRKNHDMDQLARKYRSIQLFEVNDKLKLEFEREDRYWDTIYPNYDSFINQFYACVRRLNELTDGMPDDVYVNGESKNNELDNETKIEVKKRYPNCLSCGEKNKMLLEVDHVNPRYFGGKDSIDNLQTLCRYCNSTKNTMEIDFRNNTTPLKQAPEQLRYFNPPQSHNHEDETWNKYIKRIFNMFYCASAVKHSNMDSNGEWKVELYSGNDPKWIRPYLKGLTNEIIDNRRNLGLKGPEKIIVI; via the coding sequence ATGAATGAAAAAAACGATTTTTATAGGGAATATAATCTTATAAAAGCTAGAAAAAACCCTTCAAAAATAAATTTGGCCCAATATCAAAGAGATGCCCAAACAAATCTTAGGAATTGGTTTGAAGAAGAAAAAACTGGTAACAAAGGCGGTATTTTAGTTTTACCAACTGGTGGTGGTAAAACATTAACTGCAGTTAGATTTTTATGTCAAGGACCTTTATCTAAGGGTTATAAAGTTCTTTGGTTAGCACACACACATCATTTATTGGAACAGGCTTATTATAGCTTTGGACCTCATGAAATAGATCAAAATAAGGGTTTTGAAATTGGATTCATTGAAGAACCGAGGGAAAATCTCAATGTTAGAGTGGTATCTGGAACTAAAAACCATTTCAATATACAACAGATAGAAAGCACAGATGATGTTTTAATAAGTACGTTACAAAGCGTAAGTAGCGGATATAAACGAAAACAACCTCATCTAATGAAATTTTTAGAATCTGCTGAAGATAAACTCTTTGTAGTTTTTGATGAAGCACATCAATCTCCAGCTCCAAGTTATCGCAACCTCATTCTTGAGTTAAGAAAACAATTTTCACAGATGTATCTTTTAGGACTTACGGCAACACCAACATATTCCGATGAAAAAAAGAAAGGTTGGTTAAAGGAACTATTTCCACAGGATATCATTTACCAGGTTACATTAAAGGACTTGATGGCACAAGAGATATTAGCTGAACCAATATTTGAAGATCCAAATACAGAATTTAAACCTGATTTTGAAAAAAGAGAGTATGAAAAATGGATTGATACTTATTCAGATTTACCTAAAGATATCATAAATCAACTTGCTGATAATAGGGGGAGAAATCAGTTTATTGCACGTGCATATGCTGAGAATAAGATTAAATATGGTAAAACCATTATTTTTGCAGATAGATGGAATCAGTGCGTTCAGTTATGTGAATTTTTACGAAAAGAAGGAGTCAAAGCAGGGACCATGTTCAGTCATGTTCATCAAACAGGTACGGGTAGGGTTATAGGTGGTGGAGATGAAAATTCAAAGGTTTTGGAGAGGTTCAAAAATGATGAACTTGATGTTCTAATTAATATACGTATGTTAACTGAAGGTACGGACGTTCCAGATGTAAAAAGTGTTTTTTTAACGAGACAAACCACCAGCAAAATTCTTTTAACACAAATGATTGGAAGGGCGCTTAGAGGCCCTAAATTTGGTGGAACAGACTTGGCTTATATTGTATCCTTTGTTGATAACTGGAATCAAAAGATCAATTGGGCGGAATGGGATCCGCTTGATGAAGGTGGTACTGGTGGCACAATAATAAATCCACAAAAAAGACCACCATTACAGCTAATTTCAATTGATCTTGTGAGACACCTCTCCAGAATAATGTTCCAAAATAAAGGCCTTGAAATTGGCCCATTTTTAAAGAACATGCCCCTAGGATGGTATCAAACAAAATTTTATACTCTCTCTAAAAATGAGGATGATTACATAGAAGTAAATCGTTTAGTAATGGTATTTGAGAATGAAAAAGAGAGTTATGAAAAATTTATGGATCATTTGGAATCTTTGGACCTATCTGACTTTGAAAGTGAAGAAATTAACGTTGAATCAAAATCCGATGTTTTGAACGAGTGGGTTGAAACTTTTCTTGATCCTGAAAATAGCTATGACGATGGATTAGAAAACAACATATTCAACATTGTATGCCATATAGCTCAAGGGAAAGAAAAACCACCATTTTTCGAGTTTGAGGATAGAAAGAATCATGATATGGATCAACTCGCTCGGAAATATAGGAGTATACAGTTATTTGAGGTTAATGATAAATTAAAACTTGAATTTGAAAGGGAAGATAGATACTGGGATACGATTTATCCAAACTATGATTCTTTTATTAACCAGTTTTATGCATGTGTTCGCAGACTGAACGAATTAACTGACGGCATGCCCGATGATGTCTATGTTAATGGGGAAAGTAAGAATAATGAATTGGATAATGAAACCAAAATTGAAGTGAAGAAAAGATATCCAAACTGTCTTTCATGTGGAGAAAAAAACAAAATGCTCCTAGAAGTGGATCATGTCAATCCCCGTTACTTCGGAGGAAAAGATTCCATAGATAATCTGCAAACTCTCTGCAGATATTGTAATAGCACAAAAAATACCATGGAAATTGATTTCAGGAACAATACAACACCCTTAAAACAAGCCCCGGAACAGTTGAGATATTTCAATCCTCCACAAAGCCATAATCACGAGGATGAAACCTGGAATAAATACATTAAAAGAATCTTCAACATGTTTTACTGCGCCAGTGCCGTGAAACATTCAAATATGGACTCAAATGGTGAATGGAAAGTTGAACTATATTCTGGTAACGATCCTAAATGGATAAGGCCATATTTAAAAGGTTTGACCAATGAAATTATTGATAATCGGAGAAATTTGGGTTTGAAAGGACCTGAAAAGATAATTGTGATTTAA